A genome region from Candidatus Baltobacteraceae bacterium includes the following:
- a CDS encoding FixH family protein yields MQRLVVGLLALILAAPLAGCSGAKKPVASTAAQAPYSIDLTFDPTPPQVGTEKFVVTLRDATGAPVTGAKVQIFPSYESVPGGHLVAKTGMGGVSATLDATDAGDGTYDASMVLAKPVYWTFNAQATLGDRIVSVQRGVQVGQ; encoded by the coding sequence GTGCAACGACTCGTCGTGGGTCTTTTGGCCCTTATTCTCGCTGCCCCTCTGGCGGGCTGCAGCGGAGCAAAGAAGCCGGTTGCGAGCACGGCGGCGCAGGCGCCGTACAGCATCGACCTAACCTTTGATCCTACACCGCCGCAGGTCGGCACCGAGAAGTTCGTCGTGACGCTGCGCGATGCGACCGGCGCACCGGTGACCGGGGCAAAGGTGCAGATCTTCCCGAGTTACGAATCGGTTCCCGGCGGACATCTGGTCGCGAAGACCGGCATGGGCGGCGTTTCCGCGACGCTCGATGCAACCGACGCGGGCGACGGAACGTATGACGCGAGCATGGTGCTGGCAAAGCCGGTCTACTGGACCTTCAACGCGCAAGCGACGCTCGGGGATCGGATCGTGAGCGTCCAGCGCGGCGTGCAGGTTGGGCAGTAG
- a CDS encoding HD domain-containing phosphohydrolase, which produces MVVLTVDDSDINLAVYRSVLARIDGVEIAGFTSPLEALDWTKEHPVDVAVVDYHMPQLDGVGFIVRLREMPSAEHTLAVMVTSDAEPEVRRAALLAGANDFLTKPIDQFEFTARMRNMLEVASSRRKLADRAEWLHTEVERATAVILDREIETIARLTRTAEFRDDVTGMHVVRVGHMCAALARTIGLRDEDCRQLLLAAPMHDIGKVSTPDAILLKPARLDADEMEIMKHHTTAGYEILKNSKSPMLQTAAEIALTHHERYDGGGYPRGLRGSEIPLSGRLCSVVDVFDALTSVRPYKDAWPIEDALANIREGGGSQFDPELVQIFDQSLDDVLAIKRRFSDDKTGDSAYHEWWRM; this is translated from the coding sequence ATGGTCGTTCTGACCGTTGATGATTCCGACATCAACCTCGCCGTCTACCGCAGCGTGCTCGCGCGCATCGACGGGGTGGAGATCGCCGGGTTTACCTCCCCGCTCGAAGCGCTCGACTGGACCAAGGAACACCCGGTCGACGTGGCCGTGGTCGACTACCATATGCCACAACTCGACGGCGTCGGCTTCATCGTTCGCTTACGAGAGATGCCCAGCGCGGAGCATACGCTCGCCGTCATGGTCACCAGCGACGCCGAGCCGGAAGTGCGCCGTGCCGCGCTGCTCGCGGGCGCGAATGATTTTCTGACCAAGCCGATCGATCAATTCGAGTTTACGGCGCGGATGCGCAACATGCTCGAAGTCGCCTCGAGCCGGCGTAAGCTCGCCGACCGCGCCGAATGGCTGCACACCGAGGTCGAACGCGCGACCGCCGTCATTCTCGACCGCGAGATCGAGACGATCGCGCGTCTGACGCGCACGGCGGAATTTCGCGACGACGTGACCGGCATGCACGTGGTTCGCGTCGGGCATATGTGCGCGGCGCTGGCACGCACGATCGGACTTCGAGACGAGGATTGCCGGCAGCTCTTGCTGGCGGCGCCGATGCACGACATCGGCAAGGTCTCCACGCCGGATGCGATTCTGCTCAAGCCGGCGCGGCTGGATGCGGATGAGATGGAGATCATGAAGCATCATACGACCGCCGGTTACGAGATCCTCAAGAACAGCAAATCGCCGATGCTGCAAACCGCCGCCGAAATCGCGCTTACCCACCACGAACGCTACGACGGCGGGGGATATCCGCGCGGTTTGCGCGGTAGCGAGATCCCGCTCAGCGGCCGGCTGTGCAGCGTGGTCGACGTGTTCGACGCGCTCACTTCGGTGCGGCCGTACAAAGACGCGTGGCCGATCGAGGACGCGCTGGCCAATATTCGGGAGGGCGGGGGCAGCCAGTTCGATCCCGAGCTGGTGCAGATATTCGACCAAAGCCTCGACGACGTTTTGGCGATCAAACGGCGGTTTTCGGACGATAAGACGGGCGATTCGGCGTATCACGAATGGTGGCGCATGTAG
- a CDS encoding c-type cytochrome, which translates to MGKTVLLWFGLIALGVFVFAIAPRTPTLAATDSGAQSIYLANCSGCHGAAGEGAVNIAPPLAKNPYVTGNPKDVIQTMLTGMVGPVKERGATWNGSMPPWQGTLSNAQLASVISYIRTSWGNRAKSVSASQVAAQAAAASPQAAHPSTAAPAANPRAEVVYIANCSGCHGVAGQGAINIAPPLAHNASVTGNPNAVIRIVLDGRLGALKEHGVTWNGAMPPWKGTLSNAQLAAVITYIRTSWGNKASPVSQGQVAASK; encoded by the coding sequence ATGGGAAAGACCGTTCTTCTCTGGTTTGGCCTTATCGCATTGGGCGTCTTCGTATTCGCGATCGCACCGCGCACGCCGACGCTGGCTGCGACCGATAGCGGCGCGCAGTCGATCTATCTGGCAAACTGTTCGGGCTGCCATGGCGCCGCCGGCGAGGGCGCGGTGAACATCGCGCCGCCGCTGGCGAAGAATCCCTATGTAACCGGCAATCCGAAGGACGTCATCCAAACGATGCTGACCGGCATGGTCGGCCCGGTGAAGGAACGCGGCGCGACGTGGAACGGTTCGATGCCGCCCTGGCAAGGCACACTCTCGAACGCGCAGCTCGCCTCAGTGATCAGCTACATCCGCACGTCGTGGGGCAACCGCGCGAAATCCGTCAGCGCGAGCCAAGTCGCTGCGCAAGCCGCCGCCGCGTCACCGCAAGCTGCGCATCCGAGCACCGCCGCGCCGGCCGCGAACCCCCGCGCGGAAGTCGTCTACATCGCCAACTGTTCGGGCTGCCACGGGGTCGCCGGCCAAGGCGCGATCAACATCGCGCCGCCGCTCGCGCACAACGCTTCGGTCACCGGCAATCCGAACGCGGTCATCCGCATCGTGCTCGACGGCCGGCTCGGCGCGCTCAAAGAGCACGGCGTCACCTGGAACGGCGCGATGCCGCCCTGGAAGGGCACGCTCTCGAACGCGCAGCTCGCCGCGGTGATCACCTATATCCGCACGTCGTGGGGCAACAAAGCCTCGCCTGTCAGCCAAGGGCAGGTCGCCGCGAGCAAATAG
- a CDS encoding glycerol-3-phosphate dehydrogenase/oxidase yields the protein MRDFAALDDAFDVVVVGGGASGLGAAVDAVSRGYKTALVEAVDFAKATSSRSTKLVHGGVRYLAEGDIGLVREALHERSALRRNAPHLVSDLGFITPAYRWYEAPYYFTGLTAYDVLAGRSNFGRSRFLTARGTLERAPALCARGLRGSVRYHDGQFDDARLSIALARTAIDRGAVVVNYARVVGFERNGARLRGVRVRDEESGGEASVRARVVVNATGIFTDELRRADDAAARPLLSLSRGSHIVLPGKIFPGDDALLIPRTDDGRVLFVIPWHGRVLIGTTDIAEPQPSLDPVPRVDEIEYMLAHTSRYLERPLARSDVTAAYCGLRPLVNRAATTTAKLSREHVVETSASGLVTIAGGKWTTYRKMAQDTIDAAREVGGLAAAPSRTLNLPLHGSDGSGAAAGLPDPFALYGSDRTVIRALIAQEPTLGQPIHDALPYTRAEVVFAARHELARTVDDVLARRTRAFFVDTAASAAAAPLVAGLLARELGRSETWAQQSADAYAALVQPTLAVLSSDRGSLPG from the coding sequence GTGCGTGATTTTGCCGCCCTCGACGACGCGTTCGACGTCGTGGTCGTGGGCGGCGGAGCCAGCGGGCTCGGTGCTGCGGTCGATGCGGTTTCGCGCGGATACAAGACGGCGTTGGTGGAAGCGGTCGACTTCGCCAAAGCGACGTCGAGCCGATCGACTAAACTGGTTCACGGCGGCGTGCGATACTTGGCCGAAGGCGACATCGGCCTCGTGCGCGAGGCGCTGCACGAACGCAGCGCCCTGCGAAGGAACGCGCCGCATCTGGTCAGCGATCTGGGATTCATCACGCCCGCGTATCGCTGGTATGAAGCGCCGTATTATTTCACCGGGCTCACCGCGTACGACGTGCTGGCGGGCAGGTCGAATTTTGGACGCAGCCGGTTCTTGACCGCGCGAGGGACGCTCGAACGCGCGCCGGCGCTGTGCGCACGCGGGTTGCGCGGCTCGGTGCGGTATCACGATGGGCAGTTCGACGACGCGCGGCTTTCGATTGCGCTGGCGCGCACGGCGATCGATCGCGGCGCGGTGGTCGTCAACTACGCGCGCGTCGTCGGCTTCGAGCGCAACGGCGCGCGTCTGCGCGGCGTGCGTGTTCGCGATGAAGAGAGCGGCGGCGAGGCGAGCGTGCGGGCGCGCGTGGTGGTGAACGCGACCGGAATCTTCACCGACGAGCTGCGGCGAGCCGACGATGCGGCGGCGCGTCCGCTGCTCTCGCTCAGCCGCGGGTCGCACATCGTGCTTCCCGGCAAGATTTTTCCCGGCGACGACGCGCTGCTGATTCCGCGGACCGATGACGGGCGCGTGCTCTTCGTGATCCCGTGGCATGGCCGGGTGCTCATCGGCACGACCGACATCGCCGAGCCGCAACCCTCGCTCGACCCGGTTCCCCGAGTGGACGAGATCGAGTACATGCTCGCGCACACATCACGGTACCTCGAACGCCCGTTGGCGCGCTCCGACGTGACGGCGGCCTACTGCGGATTGCGACCGCTCGTCAACCGCGCGGCGACGACGACGGCAAAGCTCTCGCGCGAACACGTGGTCGAGACCTCCGCGTCGGGCCTGGTTACGATCGCCGGCGGGAAGTGGACGACCTACCGCAAGATGGCGCAGGATACGATCGACGCGGCGCGCGAGGTCGGCGGGTTGGCTGCGGCGCCGTCGCGGACGCTGAATCTGCCGCTGCACGGCAGCGACGGCAGCGGCGCAGCCGCCGGTCTGCCCGATCCGTTCGCGCTCTACGGCAGCGATCGAACCGTGATCCGCGCGCTGATCGCGCAAGAGCCGACGCTGGGGCAGCCGATTCACGACGCACTTCCGTACACACGCGCCGAGGTCGTGTTCGCGGCGCGTCACGAACTGGCTCGGACCGTCGACGATGTGCTCGCGCGGCGGACGCGGGCGTTTTTCGTCGATACCGCCGCCAGTGCGGCGGCGGCGCCGCTGGTGGCAGGATTGTTGGCTCGTGAATTAGGCCGCTCGGAGACGTGGGCGCAGCAAAGCGCCGATGCGTATGCGGCACTCGTGCAGCCGACGCTCGCCGTGCTCAGCAGTGACCGGGGATCGCTGCCCGGATAG
- a CDS encoding Crp/Fnr family transcriptional regulator, with amino-acid sequence MEHPTAALVALDDTWDLPSNRLLESLSSRARAELRPCLERVAMHRGQVFNRVNTPIKHLYFIERGMVSQVKIMRDGRTVEIGAVGIEGVADPSGIFHIEHAILESIVQIPGTALRIERSPLLQKMATNAEIARLMQRYAAVALNHLMQTAACNCLHAIEQRFCRWLLIAHDNALGDSFPLTHEFLAMMLGVQRASVSIAARGLQRAGLIDYGRGRVTVVDRRALENAACECYGTLREQFDSLYERVESHRRRGTL; translated from the coding sequence ATGGAACACCCGACGGCGGCTTTGGTGGCGCTGGATGACACATGGGATCTGCCTTCCAATCGTCTGCTGGAGTCACTTTCTTCCCGCGCCCGGGCCGAACTGCGCCCCTGCCTCGAACGCGTCGCCATGCATCGCGGGCAGGTGTTCAACCGCGTCAACACTCCGATCAAGCATCTCTATTTCATCGAGCGCGGCATGGTCTCGCAGGTCAAGATCATGCGCGACGGACGTACGGTGGAGATCGGCGCGGTCGGCATCGAGGGCGTCGCCGATCCGAGCGGTATCTTTCACATCGAGCACGCGATCCTCGAATCGATCGTGCAGATTCCCGGTACGGCGCTGCGCATCGAACGCAGCCCGCTTCTTCAGAAGATGGCAACCAACGCGGAGATCGCGCGACTCATGCAGCGGTACGCTGCGGTGGCGCTCAATCACCTCATGCAAACCGCCGCCTGCAATTGCCTGCACGCGATCGAGCAGCGCTTCTGCCGGTGGCTGTTGATCGCTCACGACAACGCTCTCGGCGACAGCTTTCCTCTGACCCACGAGTTTCTGGCGATGATGCTGGGCGTCCAGCGGGCGAGCGTGTCGATTGCGGCGCGCGGATTGCAGCGCGCCGGGCTGATCGATTATGGGCGCGGCCGCGTTACGGTCGTCGACCGGCGGGCGCTCGAAAATGCCGCCTGTGAATGCTACGGCACGCTACGGGAGCAGTTCGACTCGCTCTACGAGCGTGTGGAATCGCACAGACGGCGAGGGACGCTCTAA
- a CDS encoding cytochrome c: MKAAGSIRHAVVCALVVGVFAFIRPAVTPLAASAASDGAATYAAKCSSCHKADGKGGGPFPALAGNKSVTAKDPSAIIAETLNGKGLMPGFKSQLSAADIAAVLTYVRTSWGNKAPAVTEAQVAAVH; encoded by the coding sequence ATGAAAGCAGCAGGATCGATTCGACACGCGGTCGTTTGCGCGCTCGTCGTCGGCGTATTCGCATTCATTCGTCCGGCAGTAACGCCGCTTGCAGCGAGTGCAGCGTCCGACGGCGCGGCGACCTACGCGGCAAAGTGTTCGAGCTGTCATAAAGCCGACGGCAAAGGCGGCGGCCCGTTTCCGGCGCTCGCCGGCAACAAGAGCGTGACCGCGAAAGATCCGTCCGCGATCATTGCGGAAACGCTCAACGGCAAAGGGCTGATGCCGGGATTCAAGTCGCAGCTCTCGGCCGCGGACATCGCCGCGGTCCTCACGTACGTCCGTACGTCGTGGGGCAACAAGGCGCCGGCCGTCACCGAAGCGCAAGTCGCGGCGGTGCACTGA
- the glpK gene encoding glycerol kinase GlpK: MTYILALDQGTTSSRAIVFDHQGAIRGVDQREFPQHFPQPGWVEHDPDDIWRSQLETAQGALKNAGVAASELVAVGITNQRETTTLWDRKTGRPVYRSIVWQDRRTAPICEKLKAAGYGEVVSEKTGLLLDPYFSGTKVAWMLDNVEGLRARAERGEIAFGTVDSWLIYNLTGGAVHATDYTNASRTLLFNLRTLDWDDELLKIFNVPRSLLPEARPCVADFGAVLPRLFGGSIRIAGVAGDQQAALIGQAGFEKGLAKNTYGTGCFLMLNTGSDIVRSTSGLISTVAFSSQRGKALYALEGSIFVTGSAVQWLRDGLGIISTSAEVEQLASRVEDTGGVFFVPAFVGLGAPYWDPYARGTIVGLTRGSTKEHLARAALESIAYQSYDVVKAMETDSKVKLAELRVDGGAVVDNLLMQFQSDVLGVDVVRPRVTETTALGAAYCAGLHVGFWRDAEEVSKQWQEEHRFRTALADDRRETLLAGWRHAVTQARA, from the coding sequence ATGACGTATATCCTCGCACTCGATCAGGGAACGACCAGCTCCCGCGCGATCGTCTTCGATCACCAGGGCGCGATTCGCGGTGTCGATCAGCGCGAGTTTCCGCAGCACTTCCCGCAGCCGGGTTGGGTAGAACACGATCCCGATGACATCTGGCGCTCCCAACTCGAAACCGCGCAAGGCGCGCTGAAGAATGCGGGCGTCGCGGCGAGCGAACTCGTCGCCGTCGGCATCACCAACCAGCGCGAAACGACCACCCTGTGGGATCGCAAGACCGGCCGCCCGGTTTACCGCTCGATCGTTTGGCAAGATCGCCGCACTGCACCGATCTGCGAGAAGCTCAAGGCCGCGGGATACGGCGAGGTGGTGTCGGAGAAGACCGGGCTGCTGCTCGATCCGTATTTCTCCGGCACGAAGGTGGCGTGGATGCTCGACAACGTCGAAGGATTGCGGGCGCGCGCGGAACGCGGCGAGATCGCGTTCGGCACCGTCGATAGCTGGTTGATCTACAATCTGACCGGCGGCGCGGTTCACGCGACCGATTACACCAACGCCTCGCGCACGCTGCTGTTCAATCTGCGCACCTTGGATTGGGACGACGAACTGCTGAAAATCTTCAACGTTCCGCGGTCGCTGCTGCCCGAAGCGCGTCCGTGCGTGGCCGATTTCGGTGCGGTTTTGCCGCGCCTCTTCGGCGGCTCGATTCGAATCGCCGGCGTTGCCGGCGATCAACAGGCCGCGCTGATCGGACAGGCCGGCTTTGAGAAGGGCTTGGCCAAGAACACGTACGGCACGGGTTGTTTCCTGATGCTCAACACGGGAAGCGACATCGTGCGTAGTACATCAGGTTTGATCTCGACGGTCGCGTTTTCGTCGCAGCGCGGCAAAGCGCTCTACGCGCTCGAGGGGTCGATCTTCGTGACCGGTTCGGCGGTGCAGTGGCTGCGCGACGGGCTGGGCATCATCTCGACGTCGGCGGAAGTCGAGCAACTCGCCTCGCGCGTAGAGGACACGGGCGGCGTGTTCTTCGTGCCGGCCTTCGTGGGATTGGGCGCGCCGTATTGGGACCCGTACGCGCGCGGAACGATCGTCGGCCTCACGCGCGGGAGCACGAAGGAACATTTGGCGCGTGCCGCGCTCGAATCCATCGCCTACCAAAGTTACGATGTGGTCAAGGCGATGGAGACCGACTCGAAGGTGAAGCTCGCCGAGTTGCGCGTGGACGGCGGAGCCGTCGTCGATAACCTGTTGATGCAGTTCCAGTCCGACGTCTTGGGCGTGGACGTCGTGCGTCCGCGCGTCACCGAGACGACGGCGCTCGGCGCGGCGTATTGCGCCGGGTTGCACGTCGGATTCTGGCGCGACGCGGAAGAGGTCTCGAAACAATGGCAGGAAGAGCACCGTTTCCGTACCGCACTGGCCGACGACCGGCGCGAAACGCTGCTCGCAGGTTGGCGGCATGCGGTGACGCAAGCGCGTGCGTGA
- a CDS encoding DUF6496 domain-containing protein — protein sequence MATRKKSTRKKTSSRKKKSTRKYGPKAQKKVKRSMEEMKAGKLRSGRSGKKVTSRKQAIAIGLSEARREGGKVPARKSGKKSR from the coding sequence ATGGCTACACGCAAGAAATCGACGCGCAAGAAAACCAGCAGCCGCAAGAAAAAGTCGACCCGGAAATACGGCCCGAAGGCGCAGAAAAAGGTCAAGCGCAGCATGGAGGAGATGAAGGCGGGCAAATTGCGCTCGGGCCGATCGGGCAAGAAGGTCACCAGCCGCAAGCAGGCGATCGCAATCGGCTTGAGTGAGGCGAGGCGCGAAGGCGGCAAGGTGCCGGCGCGCAAGTCCGGCAAGAAATCCCGGTAG
- a CDS encoding cytochrome c, translating to MKLRSSLAAVAAAAVIFGGLLWFAPPGGVQPAQAYPIFSQALGVKCSMCHTMVPELNSYGRYLQRTFYAPITQPALKKTLPAFLWYQFAGNNVGNERGAVNPHTKDFLTSTLYLYFVGLMGAGSDFSYRVENPLVTNDVAVNQSTGPETMWAAYNDLFHGKGHLQAGMDYPGPVPAFVANPSDYENYFELRHLTIGTHGYNLINKRLTFRFNYEDGPIDLEVAWRGGTNNPIAGGASDFAIAPGDDKTFPQWKVAYAPPGQPFEIGAFGSAGTYYTKLRFTPADAYYNYGPYFQLDPGWIGKSTPGVMFFFQRGHDSNPGTTTFGMIAPGGPYYTDGAVELMEPVFKGAAVVTVRNEFISNGLGVSTQYWSTGTSFQPFPDMLPWMFGRFGILMDGYSSAPHGLGTYQWALQFEPPLSGPLTFPFKRVKAGSSAAVAQAQASPAPPPSGASLYAQNCQACHRSNGVGTPPMFPSLVNDAMVTPDDPTALIIVVKKGIGEMPAYADRLSDAQIAAILTYVRGSWGNHAAPVTADQVSAIK from the coding sequence ATGAAGCTACGTTCGAGTTTGGCGGCAGTTGCCGCCGCCGCCGTGATCTTCGGCGGATTGCTATGGTTCGCGCCGCCCGGCGGCGTGCAGCCGGCGCAGGCGTATCCGATCTTCTCGCAGGCGCTGGGCGTGAAGTGCTCGATGTGCCACACGATGGTGCCCGAGCTCAACTCGTACGGACGGTATTTGCAGCGAACGTTCTACGCTCCGATCACGCAACCGGCGCTCAAGAAGACGCTTCCCGCTTTCCTCTGGTATCAGTTCGCGGGCAACAACGTGGGCAACGAACGGGGCGCCGTGAACCCCCATACGAAAGACTTTCTCACCAGCACCCTCTACCTCTACTTCGTCGGTCTCATGGGTGCCGGATCCGATTTCAGTTATCGCGTCGAGAACCCGCTGGTGACCAACGACGTGGCGGTGAACCAGAGCACCGGCCCGGAGACGATGTGGGCGGCGTATAACGACCTCTTTCATGGTAAAGGGCACCTCCAAGCCGGCATGGACTATCCGGGACCCGTGCCCGCGTTTGTCGCGAACCCGTCGGATTACGAGAATTACTTCGAACTCCGGCATTTGACTATCGGCACCCATGGCTACAACCTGATCAACAAGCGCTTGACCTTCCGCTTCAACTACGAAGATGGCCCGATCGACTTGGAAGTCGCCTGGCGCGGAGGAACCAACAACCCCATCGCCGGCGGCGCCTCGGATTTCGCGATCGCGCCGGGAGACGACAAGACGTTTCCGCAGTGGAAGGTGGCGTACGCCCCGCCGGGCCAGCCGTTTGAAATCGGCGCCTTCGGCAGCGCGGGCACCTACTACACGAAGCTCAGATTCACGCCCGCCGATGCCTACTATAACTACGGGCCGTACTTCCAGCTCGATCCGGGGTGGATCGGGAAAAGTACGCCCGGCGTGATGTTCTTCTTCCAGCGCGGCCACGACAGCAACCCGGGGACCACGACCTTCGGGATGATCGCACCGGGGGGACCCTACTATACGGACGGCGCCGTCGAGCTGATGGAGCCGGTCTTCAAAGGCGCGGCGGTCGTCACCGTACGCAATGAGTTCATCAGCAACGGGCTGGGAGTTTCGACGCAGTACTGGAGCACTGGAACCTCGTTCCAGCCTTTCCCCGATATGTTGCCGTGGATGTTCGGTCGTTTCGGCATCCTAATGGATGGCTACAGCAGCGCGCCGCACGGGCTTGGAACGTACCAGTGGGCGCTGCAGTTCGAACCGCCGCTCTCCGGGCCGCTGACGTTTCCGTTCAAGCGCGTGAAGGCCGGCTCGTCGGCCGCCGTTGCGCAAGCGCAAGCTTCGCCTGCGCCTCCGCCATCCGGCGCATCCCTGTACGCCCAGAATTGCCAAGCGTGCCATCGATCCAACGGCGTGGGCACCCCGCCGATGTTCCCGAGCCTGGTGAACGATGCGATGGTGACTCCGGATGACCCGACCGCGCTGATCATCGTGGTCAAGAAAGGCATCGGCGAGATGCCCGCCTACGCAGACCGTCTCTCCGACGCGCAGATCGCGGCGATCTTGACGTACGTGCGCGGGAGTTGGGGTAACCACGCCGCTCCCGTGACGGCCGACCAGGTAAGCGCGATCAAATGA